In a single window of the Oryctolagus cuniculus chromosome 2, mOryCun1.1, whole genome shotgun sequence genome:
- the MPV17 gene encoding protein Mpv17 isoform X4 codes for MALWRAYQRALAAHPWKVQVLTAGSLMGLGDIISQQLVEKRGLREHQTGRTLTMVSLGCGFVGPVVGGWYKVLDRLIPGGTKVDALKKMLLDQGGFAPCFLGCFLPLVGTLNGLSAQDNWAKLQRDYLDALITNYYVRADTLTACPVALSSEMPWGSFQPKNPSIGVPIGCMGTMLREALSRFSAVTGVQKLGQGQGQVGRCPVCCRHLELLPVLEGTPALSLPCSTIDLSELALRQRGLGCHLQYRHPIWAPVRVSAAPLLIQLSANVPGEAGEDGAGAWAPAPTWQTQKKFWLLALVWPSPGHCSHLGSEPADGRLLSLPLPLPLSNSAFQINK; via the exons GGTCCCTGATGGGCCTGGGTGACATTATCTCACAGCAGCTGGTGGAGAAACGCGGTCTGCGGGAACACCAGACCGGCCGGACCCTGACCATGGTATCTCTGGGCTGTGGCTTTGTG GGCCCGGTAGTAGGAGGCTGGTATAAGGTTCTGGATCGGCTCATCCCAGGCGGCACCAAGGTGGATGCCCTGAAGAAGATGCTGTTGGATCAG GGGGGCTTTGCCCCATGTTTCCTAGGCTGCTTCCTCCCTCTGGTAGGGACACTCAATGGACTGTCGGCCCAGGACAATTGGGCTAAGCTACAGCGG gATTATCTTGACGCCCTCATCACCAACTACTACGTAAGAGCTGACACACTCACAGCCTGTCCTGTTGCCTTAAGTTCAGAGATGCCCTGGGGGTCCTTCCAACCCAAGAACCCCTCCATTGGGGTTCCCATTGGCTGCATGGGCACCATGCTCAGGGAAGCACTCAGCAGGTTTTCAGCTGTTACTGGCGTGCAGAagttggggcaggggcagggccag GTTGGCCGTTGTCCAGTGTGTTGCCGTCATCTGGAACTCCTACCTGTCCTGGAAGGCACACCAGCTCTAAGCCTGCCTTGCTCCACT attgatttatcagagctggcactgcggcagagagggttaggctgccacctgcagtaccggcatccgatatgggcaccggttcgagtttcggctgctccacttctgattcagctctctgctaatgtgcctggggaagcaggagaagatggcgcaggtgcttgggcccctgcacccacgtggcagacccagaagaagttctggctcctggctttggtctggcccagccccggccattgcagccatctgggaagtgaaccagcggatggaagacttctctctctgccccttcctctccctctctctaactctgcctttcaaataaataaataa
- the MPV17 gene encoding protein Mpv17 isoform X9, producing the protein MRTGSMALWRAYQRALAAHPWKVQVLTAGSLMGLGDIISQQLVEKRGLREHQTGRTLTMVSLGCGFVGPVVGGWYKVLDRLIPGGTKVDALKKMLLDQGGFAPCFLGCFLPLVGTLNGLSAQDNWAKLQRDYLDALITNYYVRADTLTACPVALSSEMPWGSFQPKNPSIGVPIGCMGTMLREALSRFSAVTGVQKLGQGQGQVGRCPVCCRHLELLPVLEGTPALSLPCSTTRLPVQPFPAQVQFQLFGVLQTAYAAVSMAWSVYLAPAEEMSKTQQKTTEESQFLELARGLGAPTQCGH; encoded by the exons GGTCCCTGATGGGCCTGGGTGACATTATCTCACAGCAGCTGGTGGAGAAACGCGGTCTGCGGGAACACCAGACCGGCCGGACCCTGACCATGGTATCTCTGGGCTGTGGCTTTGTG GGCCCGGTAGTAGGAGGCTGGTATAAGGTTCTGGATCGGCTCATCCCAGGCGGCACCAAGGTGGATGCCCTGAAGAAGATGCTGTTGGATCAG GGGGGCTTTGCCCCATGTTTCCTAGGCTGCTTCCTCCCTCTGGTAGGGACACTCAATGGACTGTCGGCCCAGGACAATTGGGCTAAGCTACAGCGG gATTATCTTGACGCCCTCATCACCAACTACTACGTAAGAGCTGACACACTCACAGCCTGTCCTGTTGCCTTAAGTTCAGAGATGCCCTGGGGGTCCTTCCAACCCAAGAACCCCTCCATTGGGGTTCCCATTGGCTGCATGGGCACCATGCTCAGGGAAGCACTCAGCAGGTTTTCAGCTGTTACTGGCGTGCAGAagttggggcaggggcagggccag GTTGGCCGTTGTCCAGTGTGTTGCCGTCATCTGGAACTCCTACCTGTCCTGGAAGGCACACCAGCTCTAAGCCTGCCTTGCTCCACT ACACGTCTGCCAGTCCAGCCCTTCCCAGCCCAAGTGCAGTTCCAACTCTTTGGGGTCCTTCAGACCGCATATGCTGCAGTCAGTATGGCATGGAGTGTGTATCTGGCACCTGCAGAGGAAATGAGCAAGACTCAGCAGAAAACCACTGAGGAGTCACAATTTCTCGAACTGGCCAGAGGCCTAGGAGCACCAACCCAGTGTGGACACTGA
- the MPV17 gene encoding protein Mpv17 isoform X11: MALWRAYQRALAAHPWKVQVLTAGSLMGLGDIISQQLVEKRGLREHQTGRTLTMVSLGCGFVGPVVGGWYKVLDRLIPGGTKVDALKKMLLDQGGFAPCFLGCFLPLVGTLNGLSAQDNWAKLQRDYLDALITNYYVRADTLTACPVALSSEMPWGSFQPKNPSIGVPIGCMGTMLREALSRFSAVTGVQKLGQGQGQVGRCPVCCRHLELLPVLEGTPALSLPCSTVSTLQ, translated from the exons GGTCCCTGATGGGCCTGGGTGACATTATCTCACAGCAGCTGGTGGAGAAACGCGGTCTGCGGGAACACCAGACCGGCCGGACCCTGACCATGGTATCTCTGGGCTGTGGCTTTGTG GGCCCGGTAGTAGGAGGCTGGTATAAGGTTCTGGATCGGCTCATCCCAGGCGGCACCAAGGTGGATGCCCTGAAGAAGATGCTGTTGGATCAG GGGGGCTTTGCCCCATGTTTCCTAGGCTGCTTCCTCCCTCTGGTAGGGACACTCAATGGACTGTCGGCCCAGGACAATTGGGCTAAGCTACAGCGG gATTATCTTGACGCCCTCATCACCAACTACTACGTAAGAGCTGACACACTCACAGCCTGTCCTGTTGCCTTAAGTTCAGAGATGCCCTGGGGGTCCTTCCAACCCAAGAACCCCTCCATTGGGGTTCCCATTGGCTGCATGGGCACCATGCTCAGGGAAGCACTCAGCAGGTTTTCAGCTGTTACTGGCGTGCAGAagttggggcaggggcagggccag GTTGGCCGTTGTCCAGTGTGTTGCCGTCATCTGGAACTCCTACCTGTCCTGGAAGGCACACCAGCTCTAAGCCTGCCTTGCTCCACTGTTAGTACCTTGCAGTGA
- the MPV17 gene encoding protein Mpv17 isoform X8, with protein sequence MALWRAYQRALAAHPWKVQVLTAGSLMGLGDIISQQLVEKRGLREHQTGRTLTMVSLGCGFVGPVVGGWYKVLDRLIPGGTKVDALKKMLLDQDYLDALITNYYVRADTLTACPVALSSEMPWGSFQPKNPSIGVPIGCMGTMLREALSRFSAVTGVQKLGQGQGQVGRCPVCCRHLELLPVLEGTPALSLPCSTIDLSELALRQRGLGCHLQYRHPIWAPVRVSAAPLLIQLSANVPGEAGEDGAGAWAPAPTWQTQKKFWLLALVWPSPGHCSHLGSEPADGRLLSLPLPLPLSNSAFQINK encoded by the exons GGTCCCTGATGGGCCTGGGTGACATTATCTCACAGCAGCTGGTGGAGAAACGCGGTCTGCGGGAACACCAGACCGGCCGGACCCTGACCATGGTATCTCTGGGCTGTGGCTTTGTG GGCCCGGTAGTAGGAGGCTGGTATAAGGTTCTGGATCGGCTCATCCCAGGCGGCACCAAGGTGGATGCCCTGAAGAAGATGCTGTTGGATCAG gATTATCTTGACGCCCTCATCACCAACTACTACGTAAGAGCTGACACACTCACAGCCTGTCCTGTTGCCTTAAGTTCAGAGATGCCCTGGGGGTCCTTCCAACCCAAGAACCCCTCCATTGGGGTTCCCATTGGCTGCATGGGCACCATGCTCAGGGAAGCACTCAGCAGGTTTTCAGCTGTTACTGGCGTGCAGAagttggggcaggggcagggccag GTTGGCCGTTGTCCAGTGTGTTGCCGTCATCTGGAACTCCTACCTGTCCTGGAAGGCACACCAGCTCTAAGCCTGCCTTGCTCCACT attgatttatcagagctggcactgcggcagagagggttaggctgccacctgcagtaccggcatccgatatgggcaccggttcgagtttcggctgctccacttctgattcagctctctgctaatgtgcctggggaagcaggagaagatggcgcaggtgcttgggcccctgcacccacgtggcagacccagaagaagttctggctcctggctttggtctggcccagccccggccattgcagccatctgggaagtgaaccagcggatggaagacttctctctctgccccttcctctccctctctctaactctgcctttcaaataaataaataa
- the MPV17 gene encoding protein Mpv17 isoform X7: MRTGSMALWRAYQRALAAHPWKVQVLTAGSLMGLGDIISQQLVEKRGLREHQTGRTLTMVSLGCGFVGPVVGGWYKVLDRLIPGGTKVDALKKMLLDQDYLDALITNYYVRADTLTACPVALSSEMPWGSFQPKNPSIGVPIGCMGTMLREALSRFSAVTGVQKLGQGQGQVGRCPVCCRHLELLPVLEGTPALSLPCSTIDLSELALRQRGLGCHLQYRHPIWAPVRVSAAPLLIQLSANVPGEAGEDGAGAWAPAPTWQTQKKFWLLALVWPSPGHCSHLGSEPADGRLLSLPLPLPLSNSAFQINK; encoded by the exons GGTCCCTGATGGGCCTGGGTGACATTATCTCACAGCAGCTGGTGGAGAAACGCGGTCTGCGGGAACACCAGACCGGCCGGACCCTGACCATGGTATCTCTGGGCTGTGGCTTTGTG GGCCCGGTAGTAGGAGGCTGGTATAAGGTTCTGGATCGGCTCATCCCAGGCGGCACCAAGGTGGATGCCCTGAAGAAGATGCTGTTGGATCAG gATTATCTTGACGCCCTCATCACCAACTACTACGTAAGAGCTGACACACTCACAGCCTGTCCTGTTGCCTTAAGTTCAGAGATGCCCTGGGGGTCCTTCCAACCCAAGAACCCCTCCATTGGGGTTCCCATTGGCTGCATGGGCACCATGCTCAGGGAAGCACTCAGCAGGTTTTCAGCTGTTACTGGCGTGCAGAagttggggcaggggcagggccag GTTGGCCGTTGTCCAGTGTGTTGCCGTCATCTGGAACTCCTACCTGTCCTGGAAGGCACACCAGCTCTAAGCCTGCCTTGCTCCACT attgatttatcagagctggcactgcggcagagagggttaggctgccacctgcagtaccggcatccgatatgggcaccggttcgagtttcggctgctccacttctgattcagctctctgctaatgtgcctggggaagcaggagaagatggcgcaggtgcttgggcccctgcacccacgtggcagacccagaagaagttctggctcctggctttggtctggcccagccccggccattgcagccatctgggaagtgaaccagcggatggaagacttctctctctgccccttcctctccctctctctaactctgcctttcaaataaataaataa
- the MPV17 gene encoding protein Mpv17 isoform X1, with translation MRTGSMALWRAYQRALAAHPWKVQVLTAGSLMGLGDIISQQLVEKRGLREHQTGRTLTMVSLGCGFVGPVVGGWYKVLDRLIPGGTKVDALKKMLLDQGGFAPCFLGCFLPLVGTLNGLSAQDNWAKLQRDYLDALITNYYVRADTLTACPVALSSEMPWGSFQPKNPSIGVPIGCMGTMLREALSRFSAVTGVQKLGQGQGQVGRCPVCCRHLELLPVLEGTPALSLPCSTIDLSELALRQRGLGCHLQYRHPIWAPVRVSAAPLLIQLSANVPGEAGEDGAGAWAPAPTWQTQKKFWLLALVWPSPGHCSHLGSEPADGRLLSLPLPLPLSNSAFQINK, from the exons GGTCCCTGATGGGCCTGGGTGACATTATCTCACAGCAGCTGGTGGAGAAACGCGGTCTGCGGGAACACCAGACCGGCCGGACCCTGACCATGGTATCTCTGGGCTGTGGCTTTGTG GGCCCGGTAGTAGGAGGCTGGTATAAGGTTCTGGATCGGCTCATCCCAGGCGGCACCAAGGTGGATGCCCTGAAGAAGATGCTGTTGGATCAG GGGGGCTTTGCCCCATGTTTCCTAGGCTGCTTCCTCCCTCTGGTAGGGACACTCAATGGACTGTCGGCCCAGGACAATTGGGCTAAGCTACAGCGG gATTATCTTGACGCCCTCATCACCAACTACTACGTAAGAGCTGACACACTCACAGCCTGTCCTGTTGCCTTAAGTTCAGAGATGCCCTGGGGGTCCTTCCAACCCAAGAACCCCTCCATTGGGGTTCCCATTGGCTGCATGGGCACCATGCTCAGGGAAGCACTCAGCAGGTTTTCAGCTGTTACTGGCGTGCAGAagttggggcaggggcagggccag GTTGGCCGTTGTCCAGTGTGTTGCCGTCATCTGGAACTCCTACCTGTCCTGGAAGGCACACCAGCTCTAAGCCTGCCTTGCTCCACT attgatttatcagagctggcactgcggcagagagggttaggctgccacctgcagtaccggcatccgatatgggcaccggttcgagtttcggctgctccacttctgattcagctctctgctaatgtgcctggggaagcaggagaagatggcgcaggtgcttgggcccctgcacccacgtggcagacccagaagaagttctggctcctggctttggtctggcccagccccggccattgcagccatctgggaagtgaaccagcggatggaagacttctctctctgccccttcctctccctctctctaactctgcctttcaaataaataaataa
- the MPV17 gene encoding protein Mpv17 isoform X5: MALWRAYQRALAAHPWKVQVLTAAAGGETRSAGTPDRPDPDHGISGLWLCAPLSGADFQGPVVGGWYKVLDRLIPGGTKVDALKKMLLDQGGFAPCFLGCFLPLVGTLNGLSAQDNWAKLQRDYLDALITNYYVRADTLTACPVALSSEMPWGSFQPKNPSIGVPIGCMGTMLREALSRFSAVTGVQKLGQGQGQVGRCPVCCRHLELLPVLEGTPALSLPCSTIDLSELALRQRGLGCHLQYRHPIWAPVRVSAAPLLIQLSANVPGEAGEDGAGAWAPAPTWQTQKKFWLLALVWPSPGHCSHLGSEPADGRLLSLPLPLPLSNSAFQINK, from the exons CAGCTGGTGGAGAAACGCGGTCTGCGGGAACACCAGACCGGCCGGACCCTGACCATGGTATCTCTGGGCTGTGGCTTTGTG CTCCTCTGTCTGGGGCTGACTTTCAGGGCCCGGTAGTAGGAGGCTGGTATAAGGTTCTGGATCGGCTCATCCCAGGCGGCACCAAGGTGGATGCCCTGAAGAAGATGCTGTTGGATCAG GGGGGCTTTGCCCCATGTTTCCTAGGCTGCTTCCTCCCTCTGGTAGGGACACTCAATGGACTGTCGGCCCAGGACAATTGGGCTAAGCTACAGCGG gATTATCTTGACGCCCTCATCACCAACTACTACGTAAGAGCTGACACACTCACAGCCTGTCCTGTTGCCTTAAGTTCAGAGATGCCCTGGGGGTCCTTCCAACCCAAGAACCCCTCCATTGGGGTTCCCATTGGCTGCATGGGCACCATGCTCAGGGAAGCACTCAGCAGGTTTTCAGCTGTTACTGGCGTGCAGAagttggggcaggggcagggccag GTTGGCCGTTGTCCAGTGTGTTGCCGTCATCTGGAACTCCTACCTGTCCTGGAAGGCACACCAGCTCTAAGCCTGCCTTGCTCCACT attgatttatcagagctggcactgcggcagagagggttaggctgccacctgcagtaccggcatccgatatgggcaccggttcgagtttcggctgctccacttctgattcagctctctgctaatgtgcctggggaagcaggagaagatggcgcaggtgcttgggcccctgcacccacgtggcagacccagaagaagttctggctcctggctttggtctggcccagccccggccattgcagccatctgggaagtgaaccagcggatggaagacttctctctctgccccttcctctccctctctctaactctgcctttcaaataaataaataa
- the MPV17 gene encoding protein Mpv17 isoform X2, whose amino-acid sequence MRTGSMALWRAYQRALAAHPWKVQVLTAAAGGETRSAGTPDRPDPDHGISGLWLCAPLSGADFQGPVVGGWYKVLDRLIPGGTKVDALKKMLLDQGGFAPCFLGCFLPLVGTLNGLSAQDNWAKLQRDYLDALITNYYVRADTLTACPVALSSEMPWGSFQPKNPSIGVPIGCMGTMLREALSRFSAVTGVQKLGQGQGQVGRCPVCCRHLELLPVLEGTPALSLPCSTIDLSELALRQRGLGCHLQYRHPIWAPVRVSAAPLLIQLSANVPGEAGEDGAGAWAPAPTWQTQKKFWLLALVWPSPGHCSHLGSEPADGRLLSLPLPLPLSNSAFQINK is encoded by the exons CAGCTGGTGGAGAAACGCGGTCTGCGGGAACACCAGACCGGCCGGACCCTGACCATGGTATCTCTGGGCTGTGGCTTTGTG CTCCTCTGTCTGGGGCTGACTTTCAGGGCCCGGTAGTAGGAGGCTGGTATAAGGTTCTGGATCGGCTCATCCCAGGCGGCACCAAGGTGGATGCCCTGAAGAAGATGCTGTTGGATCAG GGGGGCTTTGCCCCATGTTTCCTAGGCTGCTTCCTCCCTCTGGTAGGGACACTCAATGGACTGTCGGCCCAGGACAATTGGGCTAAGCTACAGCGG gATTATCTTGACGCCCTCATCACCAACTACTACGTAAGAGCTGACACACTCACAGCCTGTCCTGTTGCCTTAAGTTCAGAGATGCCCTGGGGGTCCTTCCAACCCAAGAACCCCTCCATTGGGGTTCCCATTGGCTGCATGGGCACCATGCTCAGGGAAGCACTCAGCAGGTTTTCAGCTGTTACTGGCGTGCAGAagttggggcaggggcagggccag GTTGGCCGTTGTCCAGTGTGTTGCCGTCATCTGGAACTCCTACCTGTCCTGGAAGGCACACCAGCTCTAAGCCTGCCTTGCTCCACT attgatttatcagagctggcactgcggcagagagggttaggctgccacctgcagtaccggcatccgatatgggcaccggttcgagtttcggctgctccacttctgattcagctctctgctaatgtgcctggggaagcaggagaagatggcgcaggtgcttgggcccctgcacccacgtggcagacccagaagaagttctggctcctggctttggtctggcccagccccggccattgcagccatctgggaagtgaaccagcggatggaagacttctctctctgccccttcctctccctctctctaactctgcctttcaaataaataaataa
- the MPV17 gene encoding protein Mpv17 isoform X3 — MRTGSMALWRAYQRALAAHPWKVQVLTAAGGETRSAGTPDRPDPDHGISGLWLCAPLSGADFQGPVVGGWYKVLDRLIPGGTKVDALKKMLLDQGGFAPCFLGCFLPLVGTLNGLSAQDNWAKLQRDYLDALITNYYVRADTLTACPVALSSEMPWGSFQPKNPSIGVPIGCMGTMLREALSRFSAVTGVQKLGQGQGQVGRCPVCCRHLELLPVLEGTPALSLPCSTIDLSELALRQRGLGCHLQYRHPIWAPVRVSAAPLLIQLSANVPGEAGEDGAGAWAPAPTWQTQKKFWLLALVWPSPGHCSHLGSEPADGRLLSLPLPLPLSNSAFQINK, encoded by the exons CTGGTGGAGAAACGCGGTCTGCGGGAACACCAGACCGGCCGGACCCTGACCATGGTATCTCTGGGCTGTGGCTTTGTG CTCCTCTGTCTGGGGCTGACTTTCAGGGCCCGGTAGTAGGAGGCTGGTATAAGGTTCTGGATCGGCTCATCCCAGGCGGCACCAAGGTGGATGCCCTGAAGAAGATGCTGTTGGATCAG GGGGGCTTTGCCCCATGTTTCCTAGGCTGCTTCCTCCCTCTGGTAGGGACACTCAATGGACTGTCGGCCCAGGACAATTGGGCTAAGCTACAGCGG gATTATCTTGACGCCCTCATCACCAACTACTACGTAAGAGCTGACACACTCACAGCCTGTCCTGTTGCCTTAAGTTCAGAGATGCCCTGGGGGTCCTTCCAACCCAAGAACCCCTCCATTGGGGTTCCCATTGGCTGCATGGGCACCATGCTCAGGGAAGCACTCAGCAGGTTTTCAGCTGTTACTGGCGTGCAGAagttggggcaggggcagggccag GTTGGCCGTTGTCCAGTGTGTTGCCGTCATCTGGAACTCCTACCTGTCCTGGAAGGCACACCAGCTCTAAGCCTGCCTTGCTCCACT attgatttatcagagctggcactgcggcagagagggttaggctgccacctgcagtaccggcatccgatatgggcaccggttcgagtttcggctgctccacttctgattcagctctctgctaatgtgcctggggaagcaggagaagatggcgcaggtgcttgggcccctgcacccacgtggcagacccagaagaagttctggctcctggctttggtctggcccagccccggccattgcagccatctgggaagtgaaccagcggatggaagacttctctctctgccccttcctctccctctctctaactctgcctttcaaataaataaataa
- the MPV17 gene encoding protein Mpv17 isoform X6: MALWRAYQRALAAHPWKVQVLTAAGGETRSAGTPDRPDPDHGISGLWLCAPLSGADFQGPVVGGWYKVLDRLIPGGTKVDALKKMLLDQGGFAPCFLGCFLPLVGTLNGLSAQDNWAKLQRDYLDALITNYYVRADTLTACPVALSSEMPWGSFQPKNPSIGVPIGCMGTMLREALSRFSAVTGVQKLGQGQGQVGRCPVCCRHLELLPVLEGTPALSLPCSTIDLSELALRQRGLGCHLQYRHPIWAPVRVSAAPLLIQLSANVPGEAGEDGAGAWAPAPTWQTQKKFWLLALVWPSPGHCSHLGSEPADGRLLSLPLPLPLSNSAFQINK; encoded by the exons CTGGTGGAGAAACGCGGTCTGCGGGAACACCAGACCGGCCGGACCCTGACCATGGTATCTCTGGGCTGTGGCTTTGTG CTCCTCTGTCTGGGGCTGACTTTCAGGGCCCGGTAGTAGGAGGCTGGTATAAGGTTCTGGATCGGCTCATCCCAGGCGGCACCAAGGTGGATGCCCTGAAGAAGATGCTGTTGGATCAG GGGGGCTTTGCCCCATGTTTCCTAGGCTGCTTCCTCCCTCTGGTAGGGACACTCAATGGACTGTCGGCCCAGGACAATTGGGCTAAGCTACAGCGG gATTATCTTGACGCCCTCATCACCAACTACTACGTAAGAGCTGACACACTCACAGCCTGTCCTGTTGCCTTAAGTTCAGAGATGCCCTGGGGGTCCTTCCAACCCAAGAACCCCTCCATTGGGGTTCCCATTGGCTGCATGGGCACCATGCTCAGGGAAGCACTCAGCAGGTTTTCAGCTGTTACTGGCGTGCAGAagttggggcaggggcagggccag GTTGGCCGTTGTCCAGTGTGTTGCCGTCATCTGGAACTCCTACCTGTCCTGGAAGGCACACCAGCTCTAAGCCTGCCTTGCTCCACT attgatttatcagagctggcactgcggcagagagggttaggctgccacctgcagtaccggcatccgatatgggcaccggttcgagtttcggctgctccacttctgattcagctctctgctaatgtgcctggggaagcaggagaagatggcgcaggtgcttgggcccctgcacccacgtggcagacccagaagaagttctggctcctggctttggtctggcccagccccggccattgcagccatctgggaagtgaaccagcggatggaagacttctctctctgccccttcctctccctctctctaactctgcctttcaaataaataaataa
- the MPV17 gene encoding protein Mpv17 isoform X16 produces the protein MVSLGCGFVGPVVGGWYKVLDRLIPGGTKVDALKKMLLDQGGFAPCFLGCFLPLVGTLNGLSAQDNWAKLQRDYLDALITNYYVRADTLTACPVALSSEMPWGSFQPKNPSIGVPIGCMGTMLREALSRFSAVTGVQKLGQGQGQVGRCPVCCRHLELLPVLEGTPALSLPCSTVSTLQ, from the exons ATGGTATCTCTGGGCTGTGGCTTTGTG GGCCCGGTAGTAGGAGGCTGGTATAAGGTTCTGGATCGGCTCATCCCAGGCGGCACCAAGGTGGATGCCCTGAAGAAGATGCTGTTGGATCAG GGGGGCTTTGCCCCATGTTTCCTAGGCTGCTTCCTCCCTCTGGTAGGGACACTCAATGGACTGTCGGCCCAGGACAATTGGGCTAAGCTACAGCGG gATTATCTTGACGCCCTCATCACCAACTACTACGTAAGAGCTGACACACTCACAGCCTGTCCTGTTGCCTTAAGTTCAGAGATGCCCTGGGGGTCCTTCCAACCCAAGAACCCCTCCATTGGGGTTCCCATTGGCTGCATGGGCACCATGCTCAGGGAAGCACTCAGCAGGTTTTCAGCTGTTACTGGCGTGCAGAagttggggcaggggcagggccag GTTGGCCGTTGTCCAGTGTGTTGCCGTCATCTGGAACTCCTACCTGTCCTGGAAGGCACACCAGCTCTAAGCCTGCCTTGCTCCACTGTTAGTACCTTGCAGTGA
- the MPV17 gene encoding protein Mpv17 isoform X21, whose amino-acid sequence MVSLGCGFVGPVVGGWYKVLDRLIPGGTKVDALKKMLLDQDYLDALITNYYVRADTLTACPVALSSEMPWGSFQPKNPSIGVPIGCMGTMLREALSRFSAVTGVQKLGQGQGQVGRCPVCCRHLELLPVLEGTPALSLPCSTVSTLQ is encoded by the exons ATGGTATCTCTGGGCTGTGGCTTTGTG GGCCCGGTAGTAGGAGGCTGGTATAAGGTTCTGGATCGGCTCATCCCAGGCGGCACCAAGGTGGATGCCCTGAAGAAGATGCTGTTGGATCAG gATTATCTTGACGCCCTCATCACCAACTACTACGTAAGAGCTGACACACTCACAGCCTGTCCTGTTGCCTTAAGTTCAGAGATGCCCTGGGGGTCCTTCCAACCCAAGAACCCCTCCATTGGGGTTCCCATTGGCTGCATGGGCACCATGCTCAGGGAAGCACTCAGCAGGTTTTCAGCTGTTACTGGCGTGCAGAagttggggcaggggcagggccag GTTGGCCGTTGTCCAGTGTGTTGCCGTCATCTGGAACTCCTACCTGTCCTGGAAGGCACACCAGCTCTAAGCCTGCCTTGCTCCACTGTTAGTACCTTGCAGTGA
- the UCN gene encoding urocortin encodes MRQAGRAALLGALLLLAQLRPGSSQWSPAEAEAAAGVQDPSLRWSPGTRNHGGGARALLLLLAERFPRRAGSGSWGPRTASERPRRDDPPLSIDLTFHLLRTLLELARTQSQRERAEQNRVIFDSVGK; translated from the coding sequence ATGAGGCAGGCGGGACGCGCGGCGCTACTGGGGGCGCTGCTCCTTTTGGCACAGCTGCGCCCCGGGAGCAGCCAGTGGAGCccggcggaggcggaggcggcggcCGGGGTCCAGGACCCGAGTCTCCGTTGGAGCCCCGGGACGCGCAACCACGGCGGCGGAGCCCGCGCTCTCCTCTTGCTGCTGGCTGAGCGGTTTCCGCGCCGCGCGGGATCGGGCAGCTGGGGACCCAGGACTGCGAGCGAGCGGCCGCGGCGCGACGACCCTCCTCTGTCCATTGACCTCACTTTCCACCTACTGCGGACCCTGCTGGAGCTGGCGCGAACGCAGAGCCAGCGGGAGCGCGCCGAGCAGAACCGCGTCATATTCGACTCTGTGGGCAAGTGA